A single window of Xylocopa sonorina isolate GNS202 chromosome 5, iyXylSono1_principal, whole genome shotgun sequence DNA harbors:
- the Gphr gene encoding golgi pH regulator isoform X2 — protein MFELIIFEIIGVLDSSSRYFHWNVGLYMLLFMVIVLIPFYIAYFIISNIRFVRLKLIRPLTVIVYFFYLYLFWKIGDPFPILSPKKGLLSIEQGVSRIGVIGVTVMALLSGFGAVNYPYTSMAYFMRPVTYADVQAIERRLLQTMDMIVAKKKRIALAKKGEVVGQTETRSRLWGMLGPLSGTKSNQESIKQLQTEVTALEELSRQLFLEAHDIQNARERLVWAATWKGKYFNVLGYFFSVYCTWKIFISTINIVFDRVGKKDPVTRAIEIAVHWIGFDIDVTFWSQHISFYLVGCIVLTSIRGLLLTLTKFFYAISSSKSSNIIVLILAQIMGMYFVSSVLLMRMNMPAEYRIIITQVLGELQFNFYHRWFDVIFLVSALSSIVFLYLAHKQAPAERI, from the exons ATGTTCGAGCTAATCATTTTTGAAATAATTGGAGTTCTTGATTCTAG TTCTAGATATTTTCATTGGAATGTTGGTCTCTACATGCTTTTGTTCATGGTAATCGTTTTGATTCCATTTTACATAGCATATTTCATCATTAGCAATATTAGATTTG TAAGACTGAAGTTAATAAGACCATTAACAGTAATTGTATACTTCTTTTACCTCTATTTGTTTTGGAAGATAGGCGATCCTTTTCCAATCTTAAGTCCAAAAAAGGGCCTATTATCCATTGAACAAGGTGTTAGTCGAATAGGAGTTATTGGTGTTACTGTTATGGCACTACTATCAGGATTCGGTGCTGTAAACTATCCATATACCTCAATGGCTTATTTTATGCGACCTGTAACATATGCTGATGTTCAGGCTATAGAAAGACGATTGTTGCAAACAATGGATATGATTGTTGCTAAAAAAAAGAGGATAGCATTAGCTAAAAAGGGAGAGGTTGTAGGACAAACTGAAACTCGGTCACGGCTTTGGGGTATGCTTGGGCCTTTGAGCGGTACTAAAAGTAATCAAGAAA GTATCAAACAGTTACAAACGGAAGTTACAGCACTAGAAGAATTGTCGCGGCAATTGTTCTTAGAAGCACACGATATTCAAAATGCAAGGGAGCGTTTAGTATGGGCAGCCACATGGAAGGGAaaatatttcaatgttttaGGATACTTTTTCTCTGTATATTGTACTTGGAAAATATTTATT TCAACAATTAATATCGTCTTTGATCGGGTGGGTAAGAAGGATCCCGTGACCAGAGCAATTGAAATTGCAGTACATTGGATTGGTTTCGATATCGATGTTACATTTTGGTCTCAACACATTTCCTTTTACCTTGTTGGTTGCATTGTACTAACGTCAATTCGGGGTTTATTACTAACACTTACAAAG tttttttaCGCTATATCAAGTAGCAAATCATCGAATATTATCGTACTTATACTTGCTCAAATAATG GGTATGTATTTTGTATCATCTGTACTTTTAATGCGAATGAACATGCCAGCAGAATATCGGATTATAATAACTCAGGTTTTAGGAGAATTgcaatttaatttttatcatagaTGGTTTGACGTTATATTTTTGGTATCCGCGCTATCATCAATAGTGTTTTTGTATTTAGCTCATAAGCAGGCACCCGCAGAacgtatttaa
- the LOC143424143 gene encoding kinesin-like protein Klp61F: MNETRNGKKDKKQQIQVFVRVRPANNNENARKSVIVVDTPSYNEVVIRERPHDKCTKKFTFDKVFGPSSKQIEVYNAVVSPLLQEVLAGYNCTVFAYGQTGTGKTFTMEGNDNDPTLHWQMDTTAGIIPRSVSHLFDELRLLKVEGYFVRVSFLELYNEEIIDLLSSSDDTTKIKVYEDPTKKGAVIIHGVEEVPIYNKIEVFKILQKGSEKRQTAATLMNANSSRSHTIFSVTVHIKETMPTGEELLKTGKLNLVDLAGSENVGRSGSVDRRAREAGSINQSLLTLGRVITALVEKTPHVPYRESKLTRLLQESLGGCTKTAIIATISPASINIEETLSTLDYAHRAKNITNRPEINHKFSKKAMLQEYIEEIERLKKDLLACRQRNGVYLTPDSYNEIQSLIESQSKQIEEKFNHIKALEESMNSKEQIFNELKIKNSEQEIELLHSSQQLEATINALMSSTSRLAMSEQEKEEQKYLVEKHASTENILLSQVQTVLDVADTATTDVHKLHDKIFRKMQIEQRNNRLGQQFKNNIKERIKSIETDISTNILNLMQFYKFTKNHIDTQIVSFNENIDKSIQVVSQELINYKKNIKDELMKNINDSYLRYQQWLESEKKNVVDITDKRLNMMNNISLCIAQKCQELTKNELSQDLKMLKTSILGNNENLMKSSKELAASIFKCLVDDHDRLTNNMSEIAEQVKSIRQCESSILEKRKNFAKTMEDLQRCFNEVRKEEEEDHLSICDTLNNIDETCKIINSHALDNYKISTENQNSLQEKVLNDLRAIEEIVIEESDKSLSIAENIEQSKMSIHQFETDLNKNCDMLIMHKDYVKDNMTKMQQKMEEDKNLILSTIDDMDAKVHNINSEYTKSLNDCKTLFTNVLTEVNEKPESESINAANVNSRIAAEMQAIREQIDKFFTADLYRDIPTGSTPARKSFQYSRKLIKMSPHDRILKRYREACQDIENKENELVLPVNHNTPTKETASSS; encoded by the exons ATGAACGAAACGCGTAATGGTAAGAAAGACAAGAAGCAACAAATACAAGTTTTTGTTCGTGTCAG aCCGGCGAATAATAATGAAAATGCTAGGAAGTCGGTAATAGTTGTGGATACACCGTCTTATAACGAGGTAGTGATTCGTGAAAGACCTCACGATAAATGTACAAAAAAATTCACTTTTGACAAAGTATTTGGGCCtagttcaaagcaa ATAGAGGTATACAATGCAGTTGTCAGTCCTTTGTTGCAAGAAGTTTTGGCCGGGTATAATTGCACAGTGTTCGCTTATGGGCAAACTGGAACTGGGAAAACGTTTACCATGGAAGGAAATGACAATGATCCAACGTTACATTGGCAAATG GATACTACAGCGGGAATTATACCAAGATCCGTGAGTCACTTATTCGACGAGTTGCGCTTGTTGAAGGTAGAAGGATACTTTGTGAGAGTTAGTTTCTTAGAATTGTACAACGAAGAAATAATTGATCTACTGTCTTCAAGTGATGATACTACTAAGATAAA GGTATACGAGGATCCAACTAAAAAGGGTGCAGTAATAATACATGGTGTAGAAGAGGTAccaatatataataaaattgaGGTATTTAAAATTCTTCAGAAGGGATCAGAGAAAAGACAGACAGCAGCTACATTGATGAATGCTAATTCAAG CCGTTCTCATACAATATTTTCTGTTACTGTTCATATAAAAGAAACTATGCCTACTGGTGAAGAGTTATTGAAAACAGGGAAATTAAATTTAGTTGATTTAGCAGGAAGTGAAAATGTTGGAAGGTCTGGATCTGTTGATCGAAGAGCTAGAGAAGCGGGCAGTATCAATCAATCTCTGCTAACTTTAGGTCGTGTTATAACTGCTCTTGTAGAAAAAACTCCACATGTGCCTTATCG AGAGTCCAAATTGACGCGATTACTTCAAGAGTCATTAGGCGGTTGTACAAAAACTGCAATAATTGCTACAATATCACCTGCTAGTATCAATATCGAAGAGACATTGTCAACTTTGGATTACGCTCACCGTGCGAAAAACATCACGAATCGGCCTGAGATTAATCATAAATTCTCCAAGAAAGCTATGCTTCAAGAATATATTGAAGAAATCGAAAGATTAAAGAAGGACTTATTGGCATGTCGTCAACGAAATGGTGTTTATTTAACACCAGACAGTTACAATGAAATCCAGTCTTTAATAGAATCCCAAAGTAAACAAATAGAAGAGAAATTCAATCATATCAAAGCGCTTGAAGAATCTATGAATTCTAAAGAA CAAATATTTAATGAATTAAAGATCAAGAACTCTGAACAAGAAATTGAATTATTACATTCAAGCCAACAATTAGAAGCGACCATAAATGCTTTAATGTCTTCCACGTCACGTTTGGCAATGTCGGAGCAAGAGAAAGAAGAACAGAAGTATCTTGTTGAAAAGCACGCATCTACCGAAAATATTCTTTTGTCACAAGTTCAAACAGTGTTAGATGTTGCCGATACAGCCACTACAGATGTACATAAACTTCATGACAaaatttttcgtaaaat GCAAATAGAACAACGAAATAATCGTCTTGGACAACAATTTAAAAATAACATTAAAGAACGCATCAAAAGTATTGAAACTGatatttcaacaaatattttaaatttgatGCAATTCTACAAGTTTACAAAAAATCACATAG ACACGCAAATTGTTTCGTTTAACGAAAATATCGATAAATCGATTCAAGTTGTATCCCAGGAACTTATTaattataagaaaaatataaagGATGAATTAATGAAGAATATAAATGATTCC tATTTAAGGTATCAACAGTGGCTtgaaagtgaaaaaaaaaacgttGTAGATATAACCGATAAAAGACTTAATATGATGAACAATATTTCTCTATGTATTGCACAAAAGTGTCAAGAGTTAACTAAAAATGAACTATCTCAAGATTTGAAAATGTTAAAGACCAGTATCCTAGGAAATAATGAGAATTTGATGAAATCTAGTAAAGAATTAGCAGCATCGATTTTTAAATGTTTAGTTGATGATCACGATCGTTTGACTAACAATATGTCAGAAATAGCGGAACAAGTTAAAAGTATACGACAGTGTGAAAGTAGTATTCTGGAGAAACGAAAAAACTTTGCAAAG ACGATGGAAGACTTACAACGTTGTTTTAATGAAGTACgaaaggaagaggaagaagatcACTTGTCAATATGCGATACGTTGAATAATATTGACGAAACGTGCAAGATTATAAATAGTCACGCTTTAGATAATTACAAAATAAGCACTGAAAACCAAAACAGTTTACAAGAAAAGGTACTAAACGATTTGCGAGCAATAGAAGAAATAGTTATCGAAGAATCGGACAAA TCGCTATCAATTGCCGAAAATATAGAGCAAAGTAAAATGTCGATACACCAATTTGAAACGGATTTGAATAAGAATTGCGATATGTTAATAATGCATAAAGATTACGTAAAAGACAATATGACGAAAATGCAGCAAAAGATGGAAGAAGATAAAAATCTTATTTTGTCGACAATCGAC GATATGGACGCGAAGGTGCACAATATTAACAGCGAATATACAAAATCTTTAAATGATTGTAAAACGTTATTTACGAATGTATTAACGGAAGTGAATGAAAAACCTGAAAGTGAAAGTATTAATGCAGCAAATGTGAACAGCAGAATTGCTGCAGAAATGCAAGCAATACGCGAACAAATTGACAAATTCTTCACCGCAGATTTATACCGCGATATTCCAACAG GCTCAACTCCTGCGAGGAAGAGCTTCCAGTATTCTAGGAAGCTCATTAAAATGTCTCCTCATGATCGAATTCTCAAAAGGTATAGAGAAGCATGCCAGGATATTGAAAACAAAGAAAACGAA CTTGTATTGCCAGTGAATCATAACACACCCACAAAAGAAACAGCGAGCTCAAGCTGA
- the Gphr gene encoding golgi pH regulator isoform X1, which yields MGFLEDTFVILITQVIFFLGGWVFFVKKLFRDYEVHHRLVQLIFSTTFALSCTMFELIIFEIIGVLDSSSRYFHWNVGLYMLLFMVIVLIPFYIAYFIISNIRFVRLKLIRPLTVIVYFFYLYLFWKIGDPFPILSPKKGLLSIEQGVSRIGVIGVTVMALLSGFGAVNYPYTSMAYFMRPVTYADVQAIERRLLQTMDMIVAKKKRIALAKKGEVVGQTETRSRLWGMLGPLSGTKSNQESIKQLQTEVTALEELSRQLFLEAHDIQNARERLVWAATWKGKYFNVLGYFFSVYCTWKIFISTINIVFDRVGKKDPVTRAIEIAVHWIGFDIDVTFWSQHISFYLVGCIVLTSIRGLLLTLTKFFYAISSSKSSNIIVLILAQIMGMYFVSSVLLMRMNMPAEYRIIITQVLGELQFNFYHRWFDVIFLVSALSSIVFLYLAHKQAPAERI from the exons ATGGGTTTCTTGGAGGATACATTTGTGATTCTTATCACTCAG GTTATCTTTTTCTTAGGAGGATGGGTGTTTTTTGTAAAAAAATTATTTCGAGACTACGAAGTCCATCACAGATTAGTACAACTAATTTTTTCCACAACTTTTGCATTGTCTTGTACCATGTTCGAGCTAATCATTTTTGAAATAATTGGAGTTCTTGATTCTAG TTCTAGATATTTTCATTGGAATGTTGGTCTCTACATGCTTTTGTTCATGGTAATCGTTTTGATTCCATTTTACATAGCATATTTCATCATTAGCAATATTAGATTTG TAAGACTGAAGTTAATAAGACCATTAACAGTAATTGTATACTTCTTTTACCTCTATTTGTTTTGGAAGATAGGCGATCCTTTTCCAATCTTAAGTCCAAAAAAGGGCCTATTATCCATTGAACAAGGTGTTAGTCGAATAGGAGTTATTGGTGTTACTGTTATGGCACTACTATCAGGATTCGGTGCTGTAAACTATCCATATACCTCAATGGCTTATTTTATGCGACCTGTAACATATGCTGATGTTCAGGCTATAGAAAGACGATTGTTGCAAACAATGGATATGATTGTTGCTAAAAAAAAGAGGATAGCATTAGCTAAAAAGGGAGAGGTTGTAGGACAAACTGAAACTCGGTCACGGCTTTGGGGTATGCTTGGGCCTTTGAGCGGTACTAAAAGTAATCAAGAAA GTATCAAACAGTTACAAACGGAAGTTACAGCACTAGAAGAATTGTCGCGGCAATTGTTCTTAGAAGCACACGATATTCAAAATGCAAGGGAGCGTTTAGTATGGGCAGCCACATGGAAGGGAaaatatttcaatgttttaGGATACTTTTTCTCTGTATATTGTACTTGGAAAATATTTATT TCAACAATTAATATCGTCTTTGATCGGGTGGGTAAGAAGGATCCCGTGACCAGAGCAATTGAAATTGCAGTACATTGGATTGGTTTCGATATCGATGTTACATTTTGGTCTCAACACATTTCCTTTTACCTTGTTGGTTGCATTGTACTAACGTCAATTCGGGGTTTATTACTAACACTTACAAAG tttttttaCGCTATATCAAGTAGCAAATCATCGAATATTATCGTACTTATACTTGCTCAAATAATG GGTATGTATTTTGTATCATCTGTACTTTTAATGCGAATGAACATGCCAGCAGAATATCGGATTATAATAACTCAGGTTTTAGGAGAATTgcaatttaatttttatcatagaTGGTTTGACGTTATATTTTTGGTATCCGCGCTATCATCAATAGTGTTTTTGTATTTAGCTCATAAGCAGGCACCCGCAGAacgtatttaa